The following are encoded in a window of Chthoniobacterales bacterium genomic DNA:
- a CDS encoding DUF885 domain-containing protein: protein MRHLISAIVLALASSAFAQTAPLEERVAKQNALFDEFYENGLKNSPERATAVGDYRYNSQLGQYSLADIARMHGEANEFLKRLQAIPTDGMGDKDLLSHRLLERQLERENVNYDLKNFEMPINQQNGVHTRLADLPLSVPLDSVPHYQDYISRLHQVPRVLDQVTEVLRQGMKDSLMPPKLVLEKLPGQCDGIISANPFLLPSKKFPKEFSEEDKKRLTDEMTKAVNDDVMPAYKKFAEFLRSEYDPKGRPDISVETLPDGKRRYAEAVKMMTTLEVTPAEVHELGLKEVERITAEMTKLAKAQGKNDLASFREAINNDPKWKPKSEQQIVDDFKKYIDQMQPKLPQLFGLLPKAPVTVEPIPDFAKAAATHYVGGTPDGKRPGRVVVAVSDPTKRSLIDDEAVAYHEGVPGHHMQISIAQTLPDLPKFRLHGGYSSYAEGWALYSEELGKEIGFYKDPVSDYGRLNSELFRAVRLVVDTGIHDKNWSREKVIDYMHANDVVDAVAQTETDRYIAWPGQALAYKMGQLAIRKLREKAKTELGAKFDIKAFHDEILNGGSMPLDLLQERVERWIKDQGTKTASK, encoded by the coding sequence ATGCGACATCTTATTTCGGCAATTGTTCTCGCGCTGGCCTCGTCCGCGTTCGCTCAAACGGCTCCTCTGGAAGAGCGGGTGGCGAAGCAAAACGCGCTCTTCGACGAATTCTATGAAAACGGGCTGAAGAATTCACCCGAGCGCGCCACGGCCGTCGGCGATTACCGCTACAACTCGCAGCTCGGGCAATATTCGCTCGCGGACATCGCGCGGATGCACGGCGAAGCCAACGAATTTCTCAAGCGCCTCCAGGCAATCCCCACCGACGGGATGGGCGACAAGGACCTCCTGAGTCATCGGCTCCTCGAGCGGCAGCTCGAACGCGAAAACGTGAATTACGACCTGAAGAATTTTGAAATGCCGATTAACCAGCAGAACGGCGTCCACACCCGCCTGGCCGATTTGCCGCTGAGCGTTCCGCTCGATTCCGTGCCGCACTACCAGGATTACATCTCGCGGCTGCATCAAGTTCCACGCGTCCTCGACCAGGTGACTGAAGTGCTTCGCCAAGGCATGAAGGACTCCCTGATGCCGCCGAAGCTGGTGCTCGAGAAGTTGCCCGGCCAATGCGACGGCATCATTTCCGCGAACCCGTTCCTCCTGCCGAGCAAGAAGTTCCCGAAAGAATTCTCCGAGGAAGACAAAAAGCGGCTGACCGATGAGATGACGAAAGCAGTCAACGACGACGTCATGCCGGCGTACAAGAAGTTCGCCGAATTCCTGCGAAGCGAATACGACCCGAAAGGCCGTCCCGATATCTCCGTCGAGACGTTGCCCGACGGCAAGCGTCGTTACGCCGAAGCGGTCAAGATGATGACGACGCTGGAGGTGACTCCGGCGGAGGTGCACGAGCTCGGACTCAAGGAAGTGGAGCGCATTACGGCGGAAATGACCAAGCTGGCGAAGGCGCAGGGGAAGAACGACCTCGCAAGCTTCCGCGAAGCGATCAACAACGATCCGAAGTGGAAGCCGAAAAGCGAACAGCAAATCGTGGACGATTTTAAGAAATACATCGATCAGATGCAGCCAAAGCTCCCTCAGCTCTTCGGCCTGCTGCCGAAGGCGCCGGTGACGGTGGAACCGATCCCAGACTTCGCGAAGGCCGCGGCTACGCATTACGTCGGCGGAACACCGGACGGCAAACGCCCTGGCCGAGTGGTCGTCGCGGTGTCTGATCCGACGAAGCGTTCGCTGATTGACGACGAAGCCGTGGCCTACCACGAGGGCGTTCCCGGACATCACATGCAGATCAGCATTGCCCAGACGTTGCCTGACCTGCCGAAGTTCCGGCTCCACGGCGGTTACTCTTCGTATGCAGAAGGCTGGGCCTTGTATTCGGAAGAGCTCGGCAAAGAGATCGGGTTCTACAAAGACCCGGTGTCCGATTACGGCCGGCTGAACTCGGAGCTGTTCCGCGCGGTCCGGCTGGTCGTCGATACCGGCATTCACGACAAGAACTGGAGCCGCGAAAAAGTGATCGACTACATGCACGCCAACGACGTGGTCGATGCCGTCGCGCAAACCGAGACCGATCGCTACATTGCCTGGCCGGGTCAGGCGTTGGCCTACAAGATGGGACAGCTGGCCATTCGCAAGCTCCGCGAGAAAGCGAAGACCGAGCTCGGGGCAAAGTTCGACATCAAAGCCTTCCACGATGAAATCCTGAACGGTGGCTCGATGCCGCTCGATCTCCTCCAGGAACGCGTCGAGCGCTGGATCAAAGACCAGGGGACAAAGACAGCGAGTAAATAA
- a CDS encoding C39 family peptidase, whose product MTGVYIDWIWKRPLAPRGGRYFFHRVEIAVPSFRQGDEKWSEDPLGGMEENGTMGSAGCAVASAAMVFRSYGINVDPQQLNWFLTDTSGYTEQGWLYWDRAAWWAPDRVRHVYEDLPSYQLIDSNLARGNPVIVRVRFPSGITHFVVIAGKEGFDYLIRDPGAGAKKGLYPLRELGSNIEALRFYEPLGAVDSRVAARER is encoded by the coding sequence GTGACGGGCGTTTACATCGATTGGATTTGGAAACGGCCGCTCGCGCCGCGCGGTGGCCGCTACTTTTTTCATCGGGTGGAGATTGCAGTGCCTTCCTTTCGCCAGGGCGATGAAAAGTGGAGCGAAGATCCGCTCGGCGGCATGGAAGAGAATGGCACCATGGGCAGCGCTGGGTGCGCGGTCGCTTCCGCGGCCATGGTCTTTAGATCGTATGGCATCAACGTCGATCCGCAGCAGTTGAATTGGTTCCTCACCGACACCAGCGGCTACACCGAGCAAGGCTGGCTTTACTGGGACCGCGCCGCCTGGTGGGCGCCGGACCGGGTTCGCCATGTCTATGAAGATTTGCCGTCGTATCAGCTCATCGATTCGAACCTCGCGCGGGGCAATCCCGTCATCGTGCGCGTGCGTTTCCCGAGCGGCATCACCCACTTCGTCGTCATCGCCGGGAAGGAGGGATTCGATTACCTCATCCGCGACCCCGGCGCGGGCGCGAAAAAAGGCCTCTACCCGCTGCGCGAACTCGGCAGCAACATAGAGGCGCTCCGCTTTTACGAACCGCTGGGCGCGGTCGATTCGCGGGTCGCCGCCCGCGAAAGATAA
- the rnk gene encoding nucleoside diphosphate kinase regulator, with protein sequence MKTRAIDMKKQAIIMSAADHEELRCVVAAAGRLSQRGLEEIAALERELTRAEIVPASDMPADVITMNSRAELLDLETAERMEFTLVYPADANIEEGKISVLAPLGAAMIGYRVGDEFRWSVPYGERRLRVAAVRFQPEAQFNRLRQRPSAVAN encoded by the coding sequence ATGAAAACGCGCGCCATCGATATGAAAAAGCAAGCCATCATCATGAGCGCGGCGGATCACGAGGAACTTCGTTGTGTCGTCGCTGCCGCGGGCCGGCTAAGCCAGCGCGGCCTGGAGGAAATCGCCGCTTTGGAACGCGAATTGACGCGGGCTGAAATCGTCCCAGCCTCCGACATGCCTGCGGATGTGATTACGATGAACAGCCGGGCGGAGTTGCTCGACCTGGAGACGGCGGAACGCATGGAATTTACCCTGGTATATCCAGCGGACGCGAACATCGAAGAAGGCAAGATTTCGGTCCTGGCGCCCTTGGGTGCCGCCATGATCGGGTATCGGGTCGGCGATGAATTCAGGTGGTCGGTTCCTTATGGTGAACGCCGGCTTCGAGTGGCCGCAGTGCGCTTCCAACCCGAAGCCCAATTCAACCGTCTAAGGCAACGCCCGAGTGCGGTTGCAAATTGA